A portion of the Fibrobacter sp. UWB16 genome contains these proteins:
- a CDS encoding GIY-YIG nuclease family protein, which produces MTKAHFVYMLRCKGDRIYTGYAVDVDARYEEHCSGRGARFTKAFPPECILRTFELETREEALRLEARIKKLKRPQKELLAAGDSALEGELRSGLGERLKPKKKCRKQKSKIRKAKTDA; this is translated from the coding sequence ATGACCAAAGCTCACTTTGTCTACATGCTCCGTTGCAAGGGTGACCGCATTTACACGGGCTATGCCGTGGATGTCGATGCCCGCTATGAGGAACATTGCAGTGGGCGTGGCGCGAGGTTTACCAAAGCGTTCCCGCCGGAATGCATTTTACGCACATTTGAACTCGAAACTCGCGAAGAAGCGCTCCGCCTGGAAGCGCGTATTAAAAAGCTTAAACGCCCGCAAAAGGAACTCCTTGCTGCGGGTGATTCTGCATTAGAAGGCGAATTGCGATCGGGTCTTGGTGAACGCCTAAAGCCAAAAAAGAAATGCCGGAAACAGAAATCGAAAATTCGCAAAGCAAAAACCGACGCTTAA
- the nhaA gene encoding Na+/H+ antiporter NhaA, translating into MFPETPVRKIITPIERLMKVETTGGIVLIIMTLAALIWANLSPSSYEHFWHLPFVVTIGSWVGTGDLHWFINDALMTIFFFNIGLEVKGEMTYGELRDPKAASLPIIAAAGGMLFPALIYLALCPPGTSHGWGIPTATDIAFVVGCMAILGKKVPHALRVMILTLAIADDIGAILVIAIGYPSGDGINFSALGMAFVLLALFNVFFRIGVRNMLLLHFTGIAVWAFFVKSGVHPTIAGVLLGLSVPAKAVVAKGMVASFTNSVGNVLSGETKDRNEQYEVFTMLKRGASESVSLQERLYKMLVPWVNFGIMPIFALANAGVEIKLGGLDVPVLGAVALALIFGKPIGIFLFSLLSVKIGVSKKPSYSWKVLWGGGMLAGIGFTMALFVTGLAFEDGANKDSAKLGILLGSFSAAILGTIYMSIVSKKE; encoded by the coding sequence ATGTTTCCGGAAACCCCGGTACGTAAGATTATCACCCCGATCGAGCGCCTGATGAAGGTGGAGACGACGGGCGGCATAGTGCTTATCATTATGACGCTTGCGGCTCTCATCTGGGCGAACCTGAGTCCGTCATCGTACGAGCACTTTTGGCATTTGCCGTTCGTGGTGACGATTGGCAGCTGGGTGGGCACTGGCGACTTGCACTGGTTCATCAACGATGCGCTGATGACGATATTCTTCTTCAATATCGGGCTTGAAGTCAAGGGCGAAATGACCTATGGCGAACTCCGCGATCCGAAGGCGGCGAGCCTCCCGATTATTGCGGCTGCTGGCGGTATGCTTTTCCCGGCGCTGATTTACTTGGCTCTTTGTCCTCCGGGTACGTCACATGGCTGGGGAATCCCGACGGCGACGGATATCGCGTTTGTGGTGGGCTGCATGGCGATTTTGGGCAAGAAGGTGCCGCATGCGCTCCGCGTGATGATTTTGACTTTGGCCATTGCGGACGATATCGGTGCAATCCTCGTGATTGCGATTGGCTACCCGAGCGGCGACGGCATCAACTTTAGCGCTCTTGGAATGGCTTTTGTGCTCCTCGCCTTGTTTAACGTGTTCTTCCGCATCGGTGTCCGCAACATGCTGCTGCTCCATTTCACGGGTATTGCCGTGTGGGCGTTCTTTGTCAAGTCCGGGGTGCATCCGACGATTGCGGGCGTGCTCCTTGGCCTTTCCGTGCCTGCGAAAGCCGTGGTGGCGAAAGGCATGGTCGCAAGCTTCACGAACAGTGTTGGAAACGTGCTCTCTGGCGAGACGAAGGACCGCAACGAACAGTATGAAGTCTTTACGATGCTCAAGCGCGGGGCAAGCGAAAGCGTCTCCTTGCAGGAACGCTTGTACAAGATGCTTGTGCCTTGGGTGAACTTTGGCATCATGCCGATTTTTGCGCTTGCAAATGCCGGTGTCGAAATCAAGCTCGGTGGCCTTGACGTGCCTGTGCTTGGTGCTGTGGCTCTCGCTCTCATCTTCGGTAAGCCGATTGGTATTTTCCTCTTCAGCCTCCTCTCTGTGAAGATTGGCGTTTCCAAGAAGCCGAGCTACTCCTGGAAGGTCCTTTGGGGTGGTGGCATGCTTGCCGGTATCGGATTTACGATGGCTCTCTTTGTCACTGGCCTTGCTTTTGAGGACGGTGCGAACAAGGACTCTGCAAAGCTTGGCATCCTCCTCGGAAGCTTTAGTGCTGCCATCCTCGGTACCATCTACATGAGCATTGTGTCTAAGAAAGAATAG
- a CDS encoding response regulator, whose translation MLKNIDGTHNDKVMHKDHLVFAVILFVVTAFVFLFICQKVLKIVEDGCFNRLREYAEVASNEFIMNNLHYGGALQFVADALGDRGDYSVDSLQPKLGEMQPFLRDQKISILLPGDTVILPDGVVTSSSKMKLSFEQEATPNPHVTVRLESDKQEEKLLYHFVPIKSHGHTVAVAYWNFSLGLIHQYLRKDKRYDRKMYVYVINRDDGRLIADTKHDSLKSVHDYKNEMDNEKGLFSALVDSVLAGASGEACVENYWEESNCFYYKPLAVNHWSIVISSPEKVAMSAIHKVRFILLCFGVVVFVFFAAYFVLLRRVAIRSIVNETERMKQDEVGKVRYMQMKLLGLLSKNFIHIYYVNPESGSYVVYPSAMNDLYKEILSRFDCNVSLYDIMNNDELTKIHKDDLELCHSVFNKDAFLEMMGPNESRKVVDMRWFINGNWVWLRHTLIGLADGKGDGYVLIGVEDVNDEKVAIEAERERLSVIKGLSEDFTLVSFINPSTREDHLYYVKKNNWADNPNWRKVGNFEDRLKLIANTLVHPDDRKMFMEMTSSEVVSEKLAAKGAYYVNYRMIINGVVEYWQLKFVMAGKAPDAQNQIVAGFISVDESTRLQLEQKEQLETQAEALKQALSAAQAANSAKKEFLNSISHEIRTPLNAVIGLTSIASAHLGDSERVKDCLVKIDQSSDRLLSIINDILDMSRIESGKFDLNEGPMHLFEVIHEVERDIRNDLQAKDLKFELDCVGINDDEVVCDKERLRQVLLKVLSNAIKFTKEGGSVSMSVKETPLTKSSYAAYEFRIKDNGIGMSEEFLKTVYEPFTRESAVSRDVRGMGLGLAITKNSVEMMGGQIEIASRRNVGTEVVMTFEFKLVQSKKSDESNDVANSGFAGKRILLVEDNILNREITMEILQDNGFIVTAVEDGDIAVKMLAKAKSRPFDVVLMDVRMPVMDGYEATKRIRAFENKDVAEIPIIAMTANAFDEDRKASFEAGMNEHIAKPVSIEKLKDVLAMFL comes from the coding sequence GGGACCGTGGCGATTATTCTGTTGACAGCCTGCAGCCGAAATTGGGTGAAATGCAGCCGTTTTTGCGCGACCAGAAAATCAGCATTCTCTTGCCGGGCGATACGGTGATTTTGCCAGATGGCGTGGTAACGAGTTCCTCGAAAATGAAGTTGTCCTTTGAACAGGAGGCAACGCCGAATCCGCATGTGACGGTGCGCCTTGAAAGCGATAAGCAAGAAGAAAAGCTCTTGTACCATTTTGTGCCGATTAAAAGTCATGGTCATACGGTTGCTGTGGCCTACTGGAATTTCAGTTTGGGCTTGATCCATCAATACTTGCGTAAGGACAAGCGCTATGACCGTAAAATGTACGTGTACGTCATCAATCGCGACGATGGCCGCCTGATTGCAGATACCAAGCACGATTCGCTGAAGAGCGTCCATGATTACAAGAACGAGATGGATAATGAAAAGGGCTTGTTCTCTGCCCTTGTGGATAGCGTACTTGCTGGCGCTTCTGGTGAAGCCTGCGTCGAAAACTACTGGGAAGAATCGAACTGTTTCTATTACAAGCCTTTGGCAGTGAATCACTGGAGTATTGTGATTTCGTCTCCTGAAAAGGTGGCGATGTCGGCAATCCATAAAGTCCGCTTTATCCTTCTTTGCTTTGGCGTTGTAGTGTTCGTATTTTTTGCGGCTTATTTTGTGTTGCTCCGCCGTGTGGCCATCCGAAGCATTGTGAACGAGACTGAACGTATGAAACAAGACGAAGTGGGCAAGGTGCGCTACATGCAGATGAAACTTCTCGGTCTTTTGTCCAAGAACTTTATTCACATTTACTACGTGAATCCGGAATCGGGATCGTATGTTGTTTACCCGAGTGCCATGAACGATCTGTACAAGGAAATCCTCAGTCGGTTTGACTGTAACGTTTCGTTGTACGACATCATGAACAATGATGAGCTCACGAAAATCCACAAGGATGATTTGGAACTTTGCCATAGCGTGTTCAACAAGGACGCTTTCCTGGAGATGATGGGCCCGAATGAGTCAAGAAAAGTGGTGGACATGCGCTGGTTCATCAATGGCAACTGGGTGTGGCTGCGTCATACGCTGATTGGCCTTGCTGATGGTAAGGGCGATGGCTATGTGCTTATCGGTGTTGAAGACGTGAACGACGAAAAGGTTGCTATCGAAGCCGAACGTGAAAGACTTTCGGTAATCAAGGGCCTTTCGGAAGACTTTACGCTCGTGAGCTTTATCAACCCCTCTACACGTGAAGATCATCTTTATTACGTCAAGAAGAATAACTGGGCGGATAATCCGAACTGGAGAAAGGTCGGGAACTTTGAAGACCGCCTAAAGCTGATTGCAAATACTCTTGTGCACCCGGATGACCGCAAGATGTTCATGGAAATGACGTCTAGCGAAGTTGTGAGTGAAAAGCTTGCGGCGAAGGGCGCCTATTATGTCAACTACCGCATGATTATCAATGGTGTGGTTGAATATTGGCAGCTCAAGTTTGTGATGGCGGGTAAGGCTCCTGATGCGCAGAACCAGATCGTGGCGGGCTTTATCAGCGTCGATGAATCCACTCGTTTGCAGCTGGAGCAGAAGGAACAGCTCGAAACGCAGGCTGAGGCTTTGAAACAGGCGCTCTCGGCAGCACAGGCCGCAAACAGTGCCAAGAAGGAATTCCTCAATAGCATAAGTCATGAAATCCGTACGCCGCTCAATGCCGTTATCGGCCTTACCTCGATTGCGTCTGCGCATTTGGGGGATAGCGAACGCGTCAAGGATTGCCTTGTGAAAATTGACCAGAGCTCCGATCGCCTGCTTTCGATTATCAACGACATTCTCGACATGAGCCGTATTGAATCAGGCAAGTTCGACCTCAACGAAGGTCCGATGCACTTGTTCGAAGTCATCCATGAGGTGGAACGCGATATCCGCAATGACTTGCAGGCGAAGGACCTCAAGTTTGAGCTGGATTGCGTCGGCATCAATGATGACGAAGTCGTTTGCGACAAGGAACGCTTGCGCCAGGTGCTCCTCAAGGTGCTTTCGAACGCGATCAAGTTTACGAAGGAAGGTGGCTCTGTCTCGATGAGCGTCAAGGAAACGCCGCTCACGAAGTCTAGCTATGCGGCCTACGAGTTCCGCATCAAGGATAACGGTATCGGCATGAGCGAAGAGTTCCTCAAGACGGTCTATGAACCGTTTACGAGAGAATCTGCAGTGTCGAGAGATGTCCGCGGCATGGGCCTTGGACTTGCCATCACGAAGAATTCCGTCGAGATGATGGGTGGCCAGATTGAAATTGCAAGCCGAAGAAATGTCGGTACCGAAGTTGTCATGACGTTTGAATTCAAGCTTGTGCAGTCCAAGAAGAGCGACGAAAGCAATGATGTTGCCAATTCCGGATTTGCAGGAAAGAGGATTCTCCTTGTCGAAGACAATATCCTCAACCGCGAAATTACGATGGAAATCCTCCAGGACAATGGTTTTATTGTGACGGCGGTGGAAGATGGCGATATTGCCGTGAAAATGCTTGCAAAGGCAAAATCGAGGCCGTTTGACGTCGTTTTGATGGACGTTCGCATGCCGGTGATGGACGGTTACGAGGCGACAAAGCGCATCCGCGCGTTCGAAAACAAGGATGTTGCCGAAATCCCGATTATCGCCATGACCGCTAACGCGTTTGACGAAGACCGCAAGGCTTCTTTCGAGGCGGGCATGAACGAACATATCGCAAAGCCGGTCAGTATTGAAAAGCTGAAGGACGTGCTTGCGATGTTCTTGTAA